One bacterium genomic window carries:
- the rpmG gene encoding 50S ribosomal protein L33 translates to MRETISLICSECKRKNYFTTKNKKGKKEKIEISKYCPSCHKHILHKEGKP, encoded by the coding sequence ATGCGTGAAACAATATCTTTAATATGTTCTGAGTGCAAAAGGAAAAATTACTTTACAACAAAGAACAAAAAAGGGAAGAAAGAGAAAATAGAAATAAGTAAATATTGTCCGTCCTGTCATAAACATATTCTTCATAAAGAGGGAAAACCGTAA